A single window of Salvia splendens isolate huo1 chromosome 6, SspV2, whole genome shotgun sequence DNA harbors:
- the LOC121807263 gene encoding PITH domain-containing protein At3g04780-like — translation MATEAASSLHRNQVDLMEFIDWSSVECLNQNSSHSLPNALKQGYREDEGLHLESDADEQLLIYVPFNQVVKIHSIVINGPEEEGPKTVKLFANREHMGFSNVNDFPPSDVAVLSEDNLKGKPVILKYVKFQNVRSLTIFIEENQSGSEISKVQKIALFGSTVETTDMKGLKKIEEH, via the exons ATGGCCACCGAAGCAGCCTCCTCTCTCCATCGAAATCAA GTTGATTTGATGGAGTTTATCGACTGGTCTAGTGTGGAATGTTTGAATCAAAACAGCAGCCACTCTCTTCCTAATGCTCTCAAACAG GGGTACAGGGAAGACGAAGGTTTGCACTTGGAAAGTGATGCGGATGAGCAACTCTTAATCTACGTTCCCTTTAATCAAGTTGTTAAAATTCATTCCATTGTAATTAATGGTCCTGAGGAGGAAG gtccaaaaacgGTGAAACTTTTTGCTAACCGAGAGCACATGGGATTTAG TAATGTCAATGATTTCCCCCCAAGTGATGTCGCTGTTTTATCCGAGGACAACCTTAAG GGAAAACCAGTTATATTGAAATACGTCAAGTTTCAGAATGTTCGCAG CTTGACAATCTTCATCGAGGAAAATCAATCTGGTTCTGAAATTTCGAAAGTTCAAAAGATTGCTCTATTTGGATCAAC GGTTGAAACAACGGATATGAAAGGTCTGAAGAAGATTGAGGAGCATTGA